In a genomic window of Nocardia fluminea:
- a CDS encoding polyprenol monophosphomannose synthase: MRVTVVVPTYNERENLPVAVERLTALPVPDLHVLVVDDNSPDGTGDVADKLAAELPNVVSVLHRTEKDGLGRAYIAGITAALDEGADVVIQMDADLSHPAEVIPSMLEKLSSGDVGVALGSRYVPGGSTAAEWKWYRKALSAWANFYVNLILRLGVKDATAGFKAWKADTLRAIDVASIRSNGYSFQVEMNYRAIKKGYTIAEVPIRFEERTIGASKMSLKVQLESALMPWKLLFGRSV; the protein is encoded by the coding sequence TTGAGGGTTACCGTTGTTGTGCCGACCTACAACGAGCGGGAAAATCTGCCGGTGGCGGTGGAGCGGCTGACGGCTCTGCCGGTGCCCGATCTGCACGTGCTGGTGGTAGATGACAATTCACCCGACGGCACGGGTGACGTAGCCGACAAACTGGCTGCTGAGCTGCCGAATGTGGTGAGCGTGCTGCACCGCACCGAGAAGGACGGCCTCGGCCGCGCCTACATCGCGGGCATCACCGCGGCACTCGACGAGGGCGCCGACGTGGTGATCCAGATGGACGCCGATCTGTCGCACCCCGCCGAGGTGATCCCGTCGATGCTCGAGAAGCTGAGCTCCGGGGATGTCGGCGTGGCGCTCGGGTCGCGCTATGTGCCCGGTGGTTCCACCGCCGCGGAGTGGAAGTGGTACCGCAAGGCGCTGTCGGCCTGGGCCAACTTCTACGTGAATCTGATCCTGCGCCTCGGCGTGAAGGACGCGACCGCCGGTTTCAAGGCTTGGAAGGCCGACACCCTGCGCGCGATCGACGTGGCCTCGATCCGCAGCAACGGCTACTCGTTCCAGGTCGAGATGAACTACCGCGCGATCAAGAAGGGCTACACGATCGCCGAAGTCCCGATCCGCTTCGAGGAGCGCACCATCGGCGCGTCGAAGATGAGCCTGAAGGTGCAGCTCGAATCGGCGCTCATGCC
- a CDS encoding GAP family protein, which produces MDGYRLLALLGFALLDALDVLLVAITTAVVADARLTRRSPMTGVLSFLGGVFAISVAFGVCTVLGIDFLVRLLDFELTPTLRYWGELVIGLVLIAVAALPVDTTVSTGGRWVGPVRRHPWLMGVIGFTLGLAKVPTSVPYLAALALLSAQRPLPVVWPVIVAGYCAIALILPLVVLALAMRRTPRARRVYRLLVRGITRFGPPVIRVLFVVFGIGLIVDALVHAGRLW; this is translated from the coding sequence ATGGATGGCTATCGACTGTTGGCCCTGCTCGGGTTCGCTCTGCTCGACGCGCTCGACGTGCTGCTGGTGGCGATCACCACGGCCGTGGTCGCGGACGCCAGGCTCACCCGGCGCTCGCCGATGACGGGTGTGCTCAGCTTCCTCGGCGGTGTTTTCGCGATCTCCGTGGCCTTCGGTGTGTGCACCGTGCTCGGCATCGACTTCCTGGTCCGGCTCCTCGACTTCGAGCTGACGCCCACCCTGCGGTACTGGGGCGAGCTGGTGATCGGCCTGGTGCTGATCGCGGTCGCGGCGCTGCCGGTGGACACCACCGTGTCCACCGGTGGGCGCTGGGTCGGGCCGGTGCGCAGGCATCCGTGGCTGATGGGCGTGATCGGATTCACGCTGGGTCTGGCCAAGGTGCCGACCTCGGTGCCCTACCTCGCCGCCCTGGCCCTGCTGTCCGCGCAGCGCCCGCTGCCGGTGGTGTGGCCGGTGATCGTGGCGGGCTATTGCGCGATCGCCCTGATCCTGCCGCTGGTCGTGCTCGCGCTGGCCATGCGGCGCACCCCCCGCGCGCGGCGGGTGTACCGCCTGCTCGTGCGGGGCATCACCCGCTTCGGGCCGCCGGTGATCAGGGTGCTTTTCGTCGTGTTCGGCATCGGATTGATCGTCGACGCGCTGGTCCACGCGGGTCGGCTGTGGTGA
- a CDS encoding sensor histidine kinase: MSIPMDGPRPFGHGPQLALAVVTAAVLLPASLQSVRVSGVSAPWLFALTASLLALHGCVATARRWAIPSFTIGVAGCAALLAAPDIDGVTDFSEASRYSPILLPSVLCFFALVYAVSAHTAPPWPSIALGVGLTGSLLTLARLWEFTAAPIEAWAWWLLLSTTAFGGTTAAWALGRYRVTRAAWTSQLAEQAAAGERRRIAREMHDVVAHSLAVMVSHAEAGRLVVPNSPERATEILTTIADAGREALTEMRGLLGVLRDDAAPTEPQPGLVDVPALVERVRASGVVVELSMDDRLRVTPAVGLTVYRVVQEALTNVTRHGGRRPRARVDLSTVGPEIIARVTNTGTFTASTGSGKGLIGMRERVDAVGGTLSAGPTGDGWAVEVRVPC, translated from the coding sequence GTGTCGATCCCGATGGACGGCCCTCGGCCGTTCGGGCACGGGCCACAGCTGGCACTGGCCGTGGTCACGGCCGCGGTGTTGCTGCCCGCGAGTCTGCAATCGGTTCGGGTGAGCGGGGTTTCGGCCCCGTGGCTGTTCGCGTTGACCGCGTCGTTGCTCGCGCTGCACGGCTGCGTCGCCACGGCCCGCCGCTGGGCGATTCCGTCGTTCACGATCGGCGTTGCCGGGTGTGCGGCGCTGCTTGCCGCACCCGATATCGACGGTGTCACCGACTTCTCGGAAGCGAGCCGCTACAGCCCGATCCTATTGCCGAGCGTGCTGTGCTTCTTCGCCCTGGTGTACGCGGTGAGCGCGCACACGGCGCCGCCGTGGCCGTCTATCGCGCTCGGCGTGGGACTCACCGGCAGCCTGCTCACGCTGGCACGGCTGTGGGAATTCACGGCGGCGCCCATCGAGGCGTGGGCATGGTGGCTACTGCTGTCCACCACGGCGTTCGGCGGCACCACGGCCGCGTGGGCACTTGGCCGCTACCGCGTCACCCGCGCCGCGTGGACCTCGCAGCTCGCCGAACAGGCCGCCGCGGGCGAACGTCGCCGGATCGCGCGTGAGATGCACGATGTGGTCGCCCATTCCCTGGCGGTGATGGTCAGCCATGCCGAGGCCGGTCGACTGGTGGTGCCGAACTCACCCGAGCGCGCCACCGAGATCCTCACCACCATCGCCGACGCGGGTCGCGAAGCGCTCACCGAGATGCGCGGTCTGCTCGGCGTGCTCCGCGACGACGCGGCGCCGACCGAGCCGCAACCCGGACTGGTCGATGTGCCCGCACTCGTCGAGCGTGTCCGTGCCAGCGGCGTCGTGGTGGAGCTGTCGATGGACGACCGGCTGCGCGTCACGCCCGCGGTGGGCCTCACTGTCTACCGTGTCGTCCAGGAGGCGCTGACCAACGTGACCCGCCACGGCGGCCGACGACCACGAGCTCGGGTCGACCTGTCCACGGTCGGCCCGGAAATCATTGCGCGAGTGACCAATACCGGCACGTTCACGGCGTCGACCGGTTCGGGAAAGGGACTGATCGGCATGCGCGAACGAGTCGACGCGGTCGGTGGAACGCTGTCCGCCGGGCCCACCGGCGACGGCTGGGCAGTCGAGGTCCGGGTGCCGTGCTGA
- a CDS encoding response regulator transcription factor, giving the protein MLSDTEPIRVLIADDQELMRSALRMMVQSRPDLDLVGEAADGEEAVAAVRTRRVDVVLMDLRMPKLDGIEATATITAEQPRCRVIALTTFDLDDYVFPAIRAGASGFLLKDARGEEIIDAIRMVHAGHGVVAPSTTRRLIAHVAAAPSTNSAAAARIRAALTPREFGTLLEIATGDTNRDIAARLHLSEATVKTHVGHVLAKLGLRDRVQAVVLAYESGVAGPSGR; this is encoded by the coding sequence GTGCTGAGCGACACCGAGCCCATCCGGGTCCTGATCGCCGACGACCAGGAGCTGATGCGATCGGCCCTGCGCATGATGGTGCAGAGCCGGCCCGATCTGGACCTGGTCGGCGAGGCCGCGGACGGCGAAGAGGCGGTGGCGGCGGTGCGCACCCGCCGGGTCGATGTCGTGCTGATGGACCTGCGGATGCCGAAGCTCGACGGCATCGAGGCGACCGCGACGATCACCGCCGAACAACCGCGCTGCCGCGTGATCGCCCTGACCACCTTCGACCTGGACGACTATGTCTTCCCTGCCATCCGTGCCGGTGCGAGCGGCTTTCTGCTCAAAGACGCACGAGGAGAGGAGATCATCGACGCGATCCGCATGGTCCATGCCGGTCACGGCGTGGTCGCTCCGTCGACGACGCGCCGCCTCATCGCCCATGTCGCGGCCGCACCGAGTACGAATTCCGCCGCCGCGGCGCGGATCCGGGCCGCACTGACGCCGCGCGAGTTCGGCACTCTGCTCGAGATCGCCACCGGCGACACCAACCGCGACATCGCCGCGCGCCTGCATCTGTCGGAGGCGACGGTCAAGACCCATGTCGGTCACGTCCTCGCCAAATTGGGCCTGCGCGATCGGGTTCAGGCCGTTGTGCTCGCCTACGAATCCGGTGTGGCCGGGCCGTCCGGGCGCTGA
- a CDS encoding DUF3995 domain-containing protein, producing MSAIAATTAVLLTGAGLLHALWTVSPWPWKTQLDLAHAAMGWTGDEPPGRWFVPACLAVTAALTAASYALLLRAGVWDSPFPDWMVTVAVWTVAGVLLARGASGLLDPSSGSADAPAVYRRLNKRVYAPLCLVLGGLTTVVAVS from the coding sequence ATGAGCGCAATCGCTGCCACGACCGCCGTGCTGCTGACCGGTGCCGGCCTGCTCCACGCACTGTGGACCGTCTCCCCGTGGCCCTGGAAAACCCAGCTCGACCTCGCCCACGCCGCCATGGGATGGACGGGCGACGAACCGCCGGGGCGCTGGTTCGTCCCCGCCTGCCTCGCCGTCACCGCTGCACTCACCGCCGCGAGCTACGCCCTGCTGCTGCGCGCCGGAGTCTGGGACTCGCCGTTCCCCGATTGGATGGTCACGGTCGCGGTATGGACGGTGGCGGGCGTCCTGCTCGCCCGCGGGGCATCGGGTCTGCTCGATCCGAGCAGTGGGTCGGCGGATGCCCCGGCGGTCTACCGGCGACTCAACAAGCGCGTCTACGCGCCGCTGTGCCTGGTCCTCGGCGGCCTGACCACAGTGGTGGCCGTCTCCTGA
- a CDS encoding acetyl-CoA carboxylase family protein, producing MKLLIANRGEIALRVLRTAAELGIDTVAVYAEDDAGNPDVHAAGEAIRLTGSGAAPYLDQAAILAAARESGAGYLHPGYGFLSENAEFARACAAAGVTFVGPDPAALDLFGDKSAARATAVAAGVPVLPATSGPATVEEVRAFFGARSGAIMIKALAGGGGRGMRVVRTAEEIDDAYRQCAAEAQLGFGDPAVFAETLLENARHIEVQIVATGGTALALGDRDCSVQRRQQKLIEIAPAQGLSDGLRRELHAAAARLCAQVGYRGLATVEFLLSGDEFVFLEVNPRIQVEHTVTEEVTGVDLVAVQLAIAQGTPFGELGLPSGIVSTGAECTGDPAAADGIAIQARVNMETMTADGTAVPTTGTLSTFAPPTGPGVRVDTFGRSGLTPSPRYDSLLAKVITRTRGRSFPAAARKAATALAEFTVTGIGTNIAFLREILTDSTFQSGLTTTGFLTERSTELAAAAHTEQPEAAIAAIELYPGQEAVRAQLAGTVVEVTGEGVDVGASGQLAVLEAMKMQHVLTAPDAVRTVRVLVRPGQVVAPGDPLVVITRTGADDTGGARTELDPGRARADVEEIRARHLVTLDESRPAAVAKRHGLGRRTARENIADLVDAGSFVEYGALAFAAQRSRRAEADLIANTPADGLVTGLATIGADRFDHAEAVVISYDYTVLAGTQGKNNHAKTDRAFELAERKRVPVVLFAEGGGGRPGDTDWTGMGLDVTTFRALGALRGKVPLVTIVSGRCFAGNAALAGVCDVIIATPEANIGMGGPAMIEGGGLGAYRPEDIGPVDVQRRNGVVDLVARDEAHAVALAKQYLGYFQGSVDDFEAPDPRLARHVVPENRLRAYDIHHAIDAIVDVGSTLELRPDYGVGVVTALVRVHGEPFGLIANSSHHLGGAIDAEAADKMAEFLTLCQSFGLPVVSLCDTPGFMVGPEAEKTATVRRFSKLFVLGAQLSVPFGTVILRKGYGLGAMAMAAGHFRAPQFTVAWPTGEIGPMGLEGAVRLGFSKELAAVADPGERETLFQQLLAMGYQQGKALTAATGFELDDVIDPADTRTWIATLGNGRARAGS from the coding sequence GTGAAGCTGCTCATCGCCAACCGTGGCGAGATCGCCCTGCGCGTCCTGCGCACCGCCGCCGAACTCGGCATCGACACCGTGGCGGTCTACGCCGAGGACGACGCGGGCAATCCCGACGTGCACGCGGCGGGCGAGGCGATCAGGCTGACGGGCTCCGGTGCGGCGCCCTACCTCGACCAGGCCGCGATCCTGGCCGCCGCCAGGGAATCCGGGGCCGGCTACCTCCACCCCGGCTACGGATTCCTCAGCGAGAACGCCGAATTCGCCCGTGCCTGCGCCGCCGCCGGCGTCACCTTCGTCGGCCCCGATCCCGCGGCACTCGACCTGTTCGGTGACAAGTCCGCCGCCCGCGCGACCGCCGTGGCCGCCGGCGTTCCCGTCTTGCCCGCCACTTCGGGACCGGCCACCGTCGAGGAGGTCCGGGCGTTCTTCGGCGCGCGATCCGGCGCGATCATGATCAAGGCGCTGGCCGGTGGCGGCGGGCGTGGCATGCGGGTGGTGCGCACCGCCGAGGAGATCGACGACGCGTACCGGCAGTGCGCCGCGGAAGCGCAGCTCGGTTTCGGCGATCCGGCGGTCTTCGCCGAGACGCTGCTCGAGAACGCCCGGCACATCGAAGTACAGATCGTCGCCACCGGCGGCACGGCGCTGGCGCTGGGCGATCGCGATTGCAGTGTTCAGCGCAGGCAGCAGAAACTGATCGAAATCGCTCCCGCGCAGGGCCTTTCGGACGGGCTGCGCAGAGAACTGCACGCGGCGGCGGCCCGGCTGTGCGCGCAGGTGGGCTATCGCGGGCTGGCGACCGTCGAATTCCTGCTCTCCGGCGACGAATTCGTGTTCCTGGAGGTCAATCCGCGCATCCAGGTGGAGCACACCGTGACCGAGGAGGTGACCGGCGTCGACCTGGTCGCCGTACAGCTCGCGATCGCCCAGGGCACACCCTTCGGCGAACTGGGGTTGCCGAGCGGCATCGTGTCCACCGGAGCGGAATGCACCGGCGATCCGGCCGCCGCGGACGGCATCGCGATCCAGGCCAGGGTCAACATGGAAACGATGACGGCCGACGGTACGGCGGTGCCCACCACGGGCACCCTGAGCACGTTCGCCCCACCGACCGGCCCCGGCGTGCGGGTCGACACCTTCGGCCGCAGCGGGCTCACCCCGAGCCCGCGCTACGACTCGCTCCTGGCCAAGGTGATCACCCGCACCCGCGGCCGGTCCTTTCCCGCCGCCGCCCGCAAGGCCGCGACGGCACTCGCCGAGTTCACCGTGACCGGCATCGGCACGAACATCGCGTTCCTGCGAGAAATCCTCACCGACAGCACCTTTCAGTCGGGCCTGACCACCACCGGCTTTCTCACCGAACGATCGACCGAACTCGCGGCGGCGGCACATACCGAGCAGCCCGAGGCCGCGATCGCCGCGATCGAGCTGTATCCGGGACAGGAGGCCGTGCGCGCTCAGCTCGCGGGCACGGTGGTCGAGGTGACCGGCGAGGGTGTCGACGTCGGCGCGAGCGGTCAGCTCGCCGTGCTCGAGGCGATGAAGATGCAGCATGTGCTCACCGCGCCCGATGCCGTCAGGACCGTGCGGGTGCTCGTCCGCCCCGGCCAGGTCGTCGCGCCCGGCGATCCGCTGGTCGTCATCACCCGCACCGGCGCGGACGACACCGGCGGCGCGCGCACCGAGCTCGATCCCGGCCGGGCCCGCGCCGATGTCGAGGAGATCCGCGCCAGGCACCTCGTGACGCTGGACGAGTCCCGCCCCGCGGCCGTGGCCAAGCGGCACGGGCTCGGACGGCGCACCGCGCGGGAGAACATCGCCGACCTGGTCGACGCGGGCAGCTTCGTCGAATACGGCGCCCTCGCGTTCGCCGCGCAGCGCAGCAGGCGCGCCGAAGCCGACCTGATCGCCAATACCCCCGCCGACGGCCTGGTCACCGGCTTGGCGACCATCGGCGCCGACCGCTTCGACCACGCCGAGGCGGTGGTGATCTCCTACGACTACACCGTGCTCGCGGGCACCCAGGGCAAGAACAATCACGCCAAGACCGACCGCGCCTTCGAACTCGCCGAACGCAAGCGCGTGCCGGTGGTGCTGTTCGCGGAGGGCGGCGGCGGCAGGCCGGGCGACACCGACTGGACCGGTATGGGCCTGGACGTGACGACCTTCCGCGCGCTCGGCGCGCTGCGCGGCAAGGTGCCGCTGGTGACGATCGTGTCGGGGCGCTGCTTCGCGGGCAACGCCGCCCTGGCCGGGGTCTGCGATGTGATCATCGCGACGCCGGAGGCCAATATCGGCATGGGCGGCCCGGCGATGATCGAGGGCGGCGGGCTCGGCGCCTACCGCCCCGAGGACATCGGCCCGGTCGACGTACAGCGACGCAACGGTGTCGTCGACCTGGTCGCCCGCGACGAAGCCCACGCGGTGGCGCTGGCCAAGCAGTACCTCGGCTATTTCCAGGGCAGCGTCGACGACTTCGAGGCACCGGATCCACGGCTGGCCCGGCACGTGGTGCCGGAGAACCGGCTGCGCGCCTACGACATCCATCACGCCATCGACGCGATCGTCGACGTGGGCTCAACACTCGAGCTGCGGCCGGACTACGGGGTCGGCGTCGTCACCGCGCTGGTGCGGGTACACGGCGAACCGTTCGGCTTGATCGCCAACAGCAGCCACCATCTGGGCGGTGCGATCGACGCCGAGGCCGCGGACAAGATGGCCGAGTTCCTCACGCTGTGCCAATCGTTCGGGCTGCCGGTCGTCTCCCTGTGTGACACACCGGGTTTCATGGTCGGGCCCGAAGCGGAGAAGACCGCGACGGTGCGCAGGTTCAGCAAGCTGTTCGTGCTCGGCGCGCAATTGAGCGTCCCGTTCGGCACCGTCATCCTGCGCAAGGGCTACGGACTCGGCGCGATGGCGATGGCGGCGGGCCATTTCCGCGCGCCGCAGTTCACCGTCGCCTGGCCGACCGGTGAGATCGGGCCCATGGGGCTGGAGGGCGCCGTTCGCCTCGGCTTCAGCAAAGAGCTCGCCGCCGTGGCGGATCCGGGCGAACGCGAGACGCTGTTCCAGCAATTGCTCGCCATGGGCTACCAGCAGGGCAAGGCGCTCACCGCCGCGACAGGTTTCGAACTCGACGATGTGATCGACCCCGCCGACACCCGCACCTGGATCGCCACCCTCGGCAACGGCAGGGCACGCGCCGGATCCTGA
- a CDS encoding SDR family oxidoreductase yields the protein MRVADKVAIVTGGGAGIGAALATALAAAGAKVVVSDLDEPAALAVSERINADHPGATVGVGADAAVTEEIRGLIAVAQQHYGPVDLYFANAGIVGAPGLDVGDDDWDRALDVNLRAHIRAARLLVPEWVERGAGYFVSTASAAGLLTQIGSATYSVSKHAAVGFAEWLSITYGDQGVRVSCLCPMGVNTKLLYAGQDSGSELGATATRAVVSAGHVLDPADVADIVLAAVAAEEFLILPHPQVLDMYRHKGADYDRWLRGMRRYQASLSAETH from the coding sequence GTGAGAGTTGCCGACAAAGTGGCCATCGTGACCGGCGGCGGCGCGGGCATCGGTGCCGCGCTGGCCACCGCGCTCGCCGCGGCGGGCGCGAAGGTGGTGGTGTCCGACCTCGACGAGCCCGCCGCGCTGGCAGTGTCCGAGCGGATCAACGCCGACCACCCCGGCGCCACCGTCGGCGTCGGTGCCGATGCCGCCGTCACCGAGGAGATCCGCGGTCTGATCGCCGTGGCACAACAGCACTACGGGCCGGTCGACCTGTACTTCGCCAACGCGGGCATCGTCGGCGCGCCCGGTCTCGACGTCGGCGACGACGACTGGGACCGCGCACTCGACGTGAACCTGCGCGCCCACATCCGCGCCGCGCGACTGCTGGTGCCCGAGTGGGTCGAACGCGGTGCGGGCTACTTCGTCAGCACCGCCTCGGCCGCGGGCCTGCTCACCCAGATCGGCTCGGCCACCTACTCGGTGAGCAAGCACGCCGCCGTGGGGTTCGCCGAGTGGCTCAGTATCACCTACGGCGACCAGGGTGTTCGCGTCAGTTGCCTGTGCCCGATGGGCGTCAACACGAAACTGCTCTACGCGGGCCAGGATTCGGGTTCCGAACTCGGTGCCACGGCGACCCGCGCCGTCGTGTCGGCGGGCCATGTCCTCGACCCCGCCGACGTGGCCGACATCGTGCTCGCGGCCGTCGCCGCCGAGGAATTCCTGATCCTGCCGCATCCCCAGGTGCTGGACATGTACCGCCACAAAGGCGCCGACTACGACCGCTGGCTGCGCGGCATGCGCCGCTACCAGGCGTCGCTGTCGGCCGAAACCCACTGA